In Candidatus Contubernalis alkalaceticus, the following proteins share a genomic window:
- a CDS encoding ATP-grasp domain-containing protein codes for MTLNIMLTSIGRRGQMVNFFKENLRGEGKVFTADCDPTAPGLYLSHRGFVVPRVNEADYLETILELCSANDIKAVVPFIDPELPILAEAAPLFASRGIKVMISSPEAVNTAMDKYKTFQYFKKQHIPTVETWLAQDSQDFSSLPYPLIVKPRQGSASQGVHRVQSKKELDFALAQVENPVIQHCLKGQEITMDMFCHEQGSLIQAVPRRRIKVRGGEVERAITVFKQGLLDWAPKIAKGLKLFGPVNIQCFIEGDKITFTEINCRFGGGYPLSYYAGANFVQMIIKLTRGEPLEIPVKGYEPGLVMMRYEETVIKREEDLI; via the coding sequence ATGACTCTAAACATTATGTTAACTTCCATTGGCCGCCGCGGCCAGATGGTTAATTTTTTTAAAGAGAACCTGCGGGGGGAAGGAAAAGTGTTTACAGCGGACTGTGACCCTACCGCCCCAGGGCTGTATTTAAGCCATCGGGGTTTTGTGGTGCCCCGGGTGAACGAAGCAGATTATTTGGAAACAATTTTGGAGCTGTGTTCAGCCAATGACATCAAGGCGGTGGTGCCCTTTATTGACCCGGAACTTCCAATTTTAGCGGAAGCAGCCCCTCTTTTTGCTTCCCGGGGTATAAAGGTGATGATATCCAGTCCCGAAGCTGTAAATACTGCCATGGATAAATACAAGACTTTCCAATATTTTAAAAAGCAGCATATCCCCACGGTGGAAACATGGCTGGCCCAGGATTCCCAGGATTTTTCCTCCCTGCCTTATCCCTTAATTGTTAAACCCCGACAGGGTTCCGCCAGCCAGGGGGTGCACCGGGTGCAGTCTAAAAAAGAGTTGGATTTTGCGCTGGCACAGGTGGAAAACCCGGTGATTCAGCACTGCCTTAAGGGGCAGGAAATAACCATGGATATGTTCTGCCATGAACAGGGAAGTTTAATTCAAGCAGTCCCCCGCCGCCGTATCAAGGTTAGGGGCGGTGAGGTGGAAAGGGCCATAACTGTTTTTAAACAGGGCTTATTGGACTGGGCTCCAAAAATTGCTAAGGGGTTAAAACTTTTTGGTCCTGTTAACATTCAATGTTTTATAGAGGGAGATAAAATTACCTTTACAGAAATTAACTGCCGCTTTGGAGGAGGGTATCCCCTATCCTATTATGCCGGGGCAAATTTTGTCCAGATGATAATTAAACTGACCCGGGGAGAGCCCTTAGAAATACCTGTTAAAGGCTATGAGCCGGGATTAGTGATGATGAGGTATGAAGAAACAGTTATAAAAAGGGAGGAAGATCTCATATAG
- a CDS encoding DegT/DnrJ/EryC1/StrS family aminotransferase codes for MAQSNKPIYLSPPHMSGMEEKYVREAFESNWIAPLGPHVDAFEKEFARYTGAKGALALSSGTAALHLALRYIGVEPGDTVFCSTLTFVASANPILYRGALPVFIDSEPESWNMSPLALKRALREAEKNNRLPKAIIVVNLYGQSADMEPILELCRRYGVTLIEDAAESLGATYDGKPSGTFGKFGIFSFNGNKIITTSGGGMLVSHDTEALEKACFWATQARDPANHYQHSEVGYNYRLSNILAAVGRGQLEVLEERIKSKRAVFERYREALSSIKGLTFMPEAPFGRSTRWLTVLTLDPRPYGVSVGDILQRFNEQSIEARPVWKPMHLQPLFQRAPYYPHHAHESISDRLFAQGLCLPSGSNLTLEQQQKVIEVFTEAIKE; via the coding sequence ATGGCTCAATCAAATAAACCCATATATCTATCTCCTCCCCATATGAGCGGTATGGAGGAAAAGTATGTCCGGGAAGCCTTTGAGAGCAATTGGATTGCTCCCCTGGGCCCCCATGTGGATGCCTTTGAAAAGGAATTTGCCCGGTACACCGGTGCCAAAGGGGCTTTAGCCTTGAGTTCCGGGACGGCGGCCCTTCATTTGGCCCTGCGCTATATTGGCGTGGAACCCGGGGACACGGTTTTTTGTTCTACTTTGACTTTTGTAGCCAGTGCCAATCCGATACTTTACAGGGGAGCCCTTCCGGTGTTTATAGATTCTGAACCGGAATCCTGGAACATGTCACCGTTAGCTCTAAAGCGAGCCCTTAGGGAAGCCGAAAAAAATAACAGGCTGCCCAAAGCCATAATCGTTGTGAATCTTTACGGCCAGAGCGCAGACATGGAACCTATATTGGAGCTCTGCCGGCGTTACGGAGTTACCCTCATTGAGGATGCTGCAGAATCTTTGGGAGCCACCTATGATGGAAAGCCCAGCGGCACCTTTGGCAAATTCGGAATCTTTTCATTTAACGGCAATAAAATTATTACTACCTCCGGAGGCGGGATGCTGGTCTCCCATGATACAGAAGCCCTGGAAAAAGCCTGCTTCTGGGCTACCCAGGCCCGGGACCCTGCTAATCATTACCAGCACAGCGAAGTGGGGTATAACTACCGTTTGAGCAATATATTAGCGGCAGTCGGCCGGGGTCAGCTTGAGGTTTTAGAGGAAAGGATAAAGTCTAAGAGAGCAGTTTTTGAACGCTACCGGGAAGCTTTATCTTCCATAAAAGGCCTTACCTTTATGCCTGAAGCTCCCTTTGGGCGTTCTACCCGTTGGCTGACGGTCCTCACCCTTGACCCCCGACCATACGGCGTATCGGTGGGGGATATATTACAAAGGTTTAATGAACAAAGTATTGAGGCCCGTCCCGTCTGGAAGCCTATGCATCTGCAGCCGCTGTTTCAAAGGGCCCCATATTATCCTCACCATGCTCATGAAAGTATTTCAGACAGGCTGTTTGCTCAGGGCTTATGCCTGCCCTCCGGTTCAAATCTTACTCTGGAGCAGCAGCAAAAGGTCATAGAGGTATTTACAGAGGCCATAAAAGAATAG
- a CDS encoding Wzz/FepE/Etk N-terminal domain-containing protein has protein sequence MKEDITLKQIVDLILREKIIILAVTITAVIVSGFYSYFIIKPVYEAKVTFLIKEDLPHIDTTHFFNTMQEVTNISMSNPETCQSYLKDPDFLSSVIEELNLRETYDVDNLGSSLHISWQEEDTFYLISRQRDPRLAADIANTAAMSFIDYVKKQESQVIEVFIDFVLLQKEKSRRHLDDSLKELNAFLVEPGGLLELGLDIDSKKETLISLKSRLLELELKQDLDITLEEKDSVKKLQLENNIDQLQTEVKELQMEYMDKQITQEVFQQELDSHKSDYLFWAGLYAVVQIVQSHEISKYSLTITAPASAPEYPIAGNIFGNISTALVLGLILGVCLAFFRKYWQDLNQHK, from the coding sequence GTGAAAGAAGACATAACTTTAAAACAAATTGTTGATTTAATACTGAGAGAGAAAATTATCATTTTAGCAGTTACTATAACGGCGGTGATTGTCAGCGGTTTTTACAGTTATTTTATTATTAAACCGGTGTATGAGGCCAAAGTTACTTTTCTTATAAAGGAAGACCTTCCCCATATTGATACTACCCATTTTTTTAATACCATGCAGGAAGTAACCAACATTTCAATGAGTAATCCAGAAACCTGTCAGTCATATCTAAAAGACCCTGATTTTTTAAGTTCGGTAATTGAAGAGTTGAATCTCCGGGAAACCTATGACGTGGATAACCTTGGGAGTTCTTTACACATAAGTTGGCAGGAGGAGGATACTTTTTATCTTATTTCAAGACAAAGGGATCCCAGGCTGGCGGCAGATATCGCAAACACAGCGGCCATGAGTTTTATTGACTATGTAAAGAAACAAGAAAGTCAGGTAATTGAAGTATTTATAGATTTTGTTTTGCTGCAAAAAGAAAAAAGCCGGAGGCATCTGGACGATTCTCTAAAAGAGCTGAACGCTTTTCTTGTGGAACCTGGAGGATTACTGGAATTAGGCCTGGATATAGATTCAAAGAAAGAGACATTAATCTCTCTTAAGTCCAGGCTGCTGGAATTGGAACTGAAGCAGGATTTGGACATAACCTTAGAGGAAAAGGACTCCGTTAAAAAGTTGCAATTGGAAAATAATATTGACCAGCTGCAAACAGAGGTGAAAGAACTTCAAATGGAATATATGGACAAACAGATAACCCAAGAAGTTTTTCAGCAGGAGCTTGACAGCCATAAATCCGACTACCTGTTTTGGGCCGGCCTGTATGCCGTAGTTCAGATTGTCCAGTCCCATGAAATAAGCAAGTACAGCTTAACCATTACAGCCCCTGCTTCCGCCCCTGAATACCCTATAGCGGGGAATATCTTCGGGAATATATCTACCGCCTTAGTTTTAGGACTAATACTGGGTGTCTGCCTGGCCTTTTTCCGTAAATATTGGCAGGATTTAAACCAGCATAAATAG
- a CDS encoding YdcF family protein — translation MRRSSNSVFKKAVITLAVIMVFFVLYNEVKIAAEIDFNYNVKDFLRPRLPLVGNLIVSDDPLEPADLIVVLMGIREVRIFEAADLYHEGYAPEILMVKDYSSDEADYNQEAAVNRGVPAGRIIILEGNAYSTEQEALYVTEYLKERKDVSSIILVTSRFHTARAKRIFSREFRVLDRNVKVISRPSRYDHFDPETWWRDEEDKKQVVLEYLKMVNYTLRTIF, via the coding sequence ATGAGAAGATCTTCTAACTCTGTTTTTAAGAAGGCAGTAATAACGCTGGCTGTAATCATGGTTTTCTTTGTGCTTTACAACGAAGTGAAAATAGCTGCGGAAATAGATTTTAATTATAATGTAAAGGATTTCTTGCGGCCCCGGCTGCCCCTGGTGGGGAACTTAATCGTCTCAGATGACCCGCTGGAGCCGGCGGACTTGATTGTAGTTTTGATGGGGATACGGGAGGTAAGGATTTTTGAAGCGGCGGACCTCTACCATGAAGGCTATGCTCCGGAAATTCTCATGGTTAAGGATTACAGCTCCGATGAAGCAGATTATAATCAGGAGGCGGCTGTAAACAGGGGTGTCCCGGCAGGACGAATAATCATCTTGGAGGGGAATGCGTACAGCACAGAGCAGGAAGCCTTATATGTTACAGAATATTTAAAGGAAAGAAAAGATGTAAGCTCTATTATTCTGGTAACTTCTAGATTTCATACGGCCCGGGCAAAAAGAATTTTTTCCCGGGAGTTTCGAGTTCTAGACAGGAACGTCAAGGTTATTTCCAGGCCCAGCCGTTATGACCATTTCGACCCGGAAACCTGGTGGCGGGATGAGGAGGACAAAAAACAGGTTGTCTTGGAGTATTTGAAAATGGTAAATTACACCTTGAGAACAATTTTTTGA
- a CDS encoding sugar transferase — MKRLFDFLVSFILIILFSPVLMVTALLIYRRMGSPVLFKQVRPGLRGRAFTLYKFRTMEDKRDKEGKLLSDEERLTPLGQNIRRFSLDELPQLFNVLKGDMSLVGPRPLLMSYLRRYTGEQARRHEVKPGITGWAQVNGRNAITWEDKFALDVWYVNNQTFWLDLKILWKTLIKVLRSEGISQEGFATMPEFKGSDKDQSTGL, encoded by the coding sequence ATGAAACGGTTATTTGATTTTTTGGTCTCATTTATATTAATAATTTTATTTTCGCCGGTGCTGATGGTTACCGCCCTTTTGATTTACCGCCGCATGGGCAGCCCGGTGCTTTTTAAGCAGGTGCGCCCGGGGCTCCGGGGGAGAGCCTTCACCCTTTATAAATTCCGCACCATGGAGGACAAAAGAGATAAAGAGGGAAAGCTTTTGTCCGATGAAGAGCGGTTAACCCCCTTGGGACAAAATATCCGCAGGTTCAGTTTGGACGAACTGCCCCAGCTGTTTAATGTCCTGAAGGGGGATATGAGCCTGGTGGGGCCAAGGCCCCTGTTGATGTCCTACCTGCGCCGTTATACCGGGGAGCAGGCCCGGCGCCATGAAGTGAAGCCGGGAATTACTGGTTGGGCCCAGGTTAACGGCAGGAATGCCATCACCTGGGAGGATAAGTTTGCCCTGGACGTATGGTACGTGAATAACCAAACCTTTTGGCTGGACCTGAAGATTCTGTGGAAGACCCTGATTAAGGTGCTCCGCTCCGAGGGAATCAGCCAGGAGGGCTTCGCTACCATGCCTGAATTTAAAGGTTCAGACAAAGATCAATCTACCGGGCTTTAA
- a CDS encoding glycosyltransferase family 4 protein produces the protein MRILMLTQWFDPEPHFKGLEFARELKRRGHEVQVLTGFPNYPGGSLYPGYRVRPLQREVLEGIPVIRVPLYPSHDKSSLRRMANYFSFAFSASLLGTLLVKKADCMHVYHPPATVGFPALALNFFRRIPFVYDVQDLWPDTLGATGMLSQGPILKSVDWWCRRLYQRAACVAVLSPGFKKALIKRGVPPEKIEVIYNWSEEKQFLSCRKKQEQPLQHQAGDSPQHKERRQLAQSLGLQGKFNIIFAGTMGQAQALDAVLSAAARIAGKYPRIQFVFVGGGVDVPRLKQRAAEMKLDNVIFLPRLPLSEIGAVLELAEVLLVHLKDDPLFSITIPSKTQSYLAVGKPILMGVRGDAADLVKQAGAGITCTPQDPDSIAGAVEKLYNLQGPQLEALGRAGRDFYQRELSLVTGVKKFEAIFERIAKK, from the coding sequence ATGAGAATCTTAATGCTCACTCAGTGGTTTGACCCGGAACCTCATTTTAAAGGCCTGGAGTTTGCCCGGGAGTTAAAAAGAAGGGGACATGAAGTGCAGGTGCTCACCGGATTTCCTAATTATCCCGGCGGCAGCCTGTATCCCGGTTACCGGGTGCGGCCATTACAGCGGGAGGTCCTGGAGGGAATTCCCGTAATTCGGGTTCCCCTTTACCCCAGTCATGATAAATCCAGCCTCCGTCGTATGGCCAACTATTTTAGTTTTGCCTTTTCTGCTTCACTGCTGGGAACACTACTGGTGAAAAAAGCCGATTGTATGCACGTTTATCATCCTCCGGCCACGGTTGGGTTTCCGGCCCTGGCCCTTAATTTTTTCAGGAGAATTCCTTTTGTTTACGATGTGCAGGATCTTTGGCCGGATACGCTGGGGGCCACAGGGATGCTGAGCCAGGGGCCAATTCTTAAGTCTGTTGATTGGTGGTGCCGCCGGTTATACCAAAGAGCTGCTTGTGTGGCTGTGCTGTCACCGGGATTCAAAAAGGCCTTGATAAAAAGAGGAGTTCCCCCGGAAAAAATTGAAGTGATATATAACTGGTCGGAAGAAAAACAGTTCCTGTCCTGCCGGAAAAAGCAGGAACAGCCTCTTCAGCATCAGGCCGGTGATTCCCCACAGCATAAGGAACGCCGGCAATTGGCCCAAAGCCTGGGGCTTCAGGGAAAATTCAACATAATATTTGCCGGGACCATGGGACAGGCCCAGGCCCTGGATGCTGTGCTGTCTGCTGCTGCCCGGATTGCCGGGAAGTACCCCCGGATTCAGTTTGTTTTTGTAGGGGGAGGCGTAGATGTGCCCCGATTGAAGCAGAGGGCGGCGGAGATGAAGCTGGACAATGTGATTTTTTTGCCCCGCCTTCCCTTATCAGAAATAGGTGCGGTTTTGGAACTGGCGGAGGTCCTTCTGGTACACTTAAAAGATGACCCGTTGTTTTCCATCACCATCCCCTCCAAGACTCAGTCCTATCTGGCGGTGGGCAAACCCATTTTAATGGGTGTTCGGGGGGATGCCGCCGACTTAGTAAAACAGGCTGGCGCAGGGATAACCTGCACCCCTCAGGATCCTGACTCAATCGCCGGGGCGGTGGAAAAGCTCTATAATCTGCAGGGGCCGCAGCTGGAAGCCCTGGGCAGAGCGGGCCGGGATTTTTACCAACGGGAATTGTCCCTGGTTACAGGGGTTAAGAAATTTGAAGCAATTTTTGAGAGAATTGCCAAAAAATAG
- a CDS encoding HAD family hydrolase: MIKAVVFDLDDTLYPEMDFVRSGFSKVSQYLSSLFQISKEALEKEIWEQFHKDSSRVFNGILERYGKSSPELVQQLIQLYRTHEPSLTLPTQSQEILDWIREQGLKTGIITDGYLAAQKGKVKALGLEKLVDNIICTDSLGREHWKPSPLAFEIMLSQLDCAPKASIYVGDNPKKDFIPGNQLGMVTVQLISRQGVYREAICSKEQDKARYVINRLSQLKPLLKMMRGYKNGSIK; the protein is encoded by the coding sequence GTGATTAAAGCGGTAGTTTTTGACCTGGATGATACTTTATATCCAGAGATGGACTTTGTGAGAAGTGGTTTCTCTAAGGTGTCTCAATACCTGTCCTCCCTGTTCCAAATATCAAAAGAAGCCCTGGAAAAGGAAATATGGGAGCAATTTCATAAGGATTCCTCCCGGGTTTTTAACGGGATTTTGGAAAGATACGGAAAAAGTTCCCCTGAACTGGTGCAGCAGTTGATTCAGCTCTACCGCACCCATGAGCCTTCCCTTACACTTCCCACCCAATCTCAGGAGATTTTAGATTGGATACGAGAACAGGGGTTAAAGACAGGAATTATCACCGACGGTTACCTGGCAGCCCAGAAGGGCAAGGTAAAAGCCCTGGGACTGGAAAAACTGGTGGACAATATCATCTGCACCGACAGCCTGGGAAGAGAACACTGGAAACCTTCACCCCTGGCCTTTGAAATAATGCTGTCGCAGTTGGACTGTGCCCCAAAAGCTTCTATTTATGTGGGAGATAACCCTAAAAAAGATTTTATTCCGGGAAACCAACTGGGAATGGTTACAGTTCAGTTAATCTCCCGGCAGGGGGTCTATAGAGAAGCCATCTGCAGCAAAGAACAGGATAAAGCCAGGTATGTCATTAACAGACTGTCTCAGTTGAAACCGCTGCTAAAAATGATGAGGGGGTATAAGAATGGCTCAATCAAATAA